A window of the Blastopirellula sediminis genome harbors these coding sequences:
- a CDS encoding SulP family inorganic anion transporter: MATDSNALQDQEIPIGSLKNLGKYLKFDLVSGFLVFLIALPLCLAISLASGYPAIAGIFTAVIGGLVATFISDSELSIKGPAAGLIVIALGCMNEFGYTGGQDPAADMQAYKMALGVGMAAAAVQILFAIFRTGILGEFFPTAAVHGMLAAIGVIIIAKQIPVAVGLSAKGEPLELLREIPDKLMHMNPEIGLIGAISLLILFGLPLIKNKYVKLVPAQLVVILVAIPLGMYFDLAHDHTYTLHHHVYEVGEQHLVSVPFNILNAITFPDFSGLQNAFAWKWVAMYALIGSLESLLSAKAVDMIDPWKRKTNLDRDLVAVGVGNLIASFIGGLPMISEIVRSRANIDNGARTRFANLFHGLFLLGCVALLPSVIHQIPLAALAAMLIYTGFRLAHPREFVHVFKVGREQFVIYVTTLVAVLATDLLIGVGIGIALKFCIHIFNGAPLKSLFLPEIEVLEEQDGTYRIVAANSVVFSNWLAFRRKIVEAGLVQRHNVSVDLTDARLVDHTVMEKLHELERDFEREGLQLKIIGLDNHQPLSAHPHAARKRPQLPLDPTS, encoded by the coding sequence ATGGCGACCGATTCGAACGCTTTACAGGATCAAGAGATCCCGATCGGCTCGCTTAAGAACCTCGGCAAGTACCTCAAGTTCGACCTGGTTTCCGGATTCCTCGTCTTCTTGATCGCGTTGCCGCTTTGCCTGGCGATTTCTTTGGCGTCAGGTTACCCGGCCATTGCGGGAATTTTTACCGCCGTGATCGGCGGCCTCGTCGCAACGTTCATCAGCGATTCGGAACTGTCGATTAAAGGCCCCGCCGCTGGACTGATTGTGATCGCGCTGGGCTGCATGAACGAATTCGGCTACACGGGCGGCCAAGATCCGGCAGCCGACATGCAAGCCTACAAAATGGCGTTGGGAGTCGGCATGGCCGCCGCAGCCGTTCAAATCCTATTCGCGATATTTCGCACCGGAATTTTAGGCGAGTTCTTCCCCACCGCCGCCGTGCATGGCATGCTCGCCGCCATCGGCGTGATCATCATCGCAAAGCAAATCCCGGTCGCAGTCGGTTTAAGCGCCAAGGGAGAGCCGCTGGAACTGCTCCGCGAGATACCGGATAAGCTGATGCACATGAATCCCGAAATCGGCCTGATCGGCGCGATCAGCTTGCTGATCCTATTCGGGTTGCCGCTGATAAAGAACAAGTACGTCAAGCTGGTTCCCGCTCAACTGGTCGTCATCTTGGTGGCGATTCCGCTCGGGATGTATTTTGATTTGGCGCATGACCATACCTATACGCTGCACCACCACGTCTACGAAGTTGGCGAACAGCACCTGGTCTCGGTGCCGTTTAACATTTTGAATGCGATCACGTTCCCCGATTTTTCGGGACTGCAAAACGCGTTCGCGTGGAAGTGGGTGGCGATGTACGCGTTAATCGGCAGCCTGGAATCGCTGCTAAGCGCGAAAGCGGTCGACATGATCGATCCTTGGAAGCGAAAGACCAATCTTGATCGCGACCTTGTTGCGGTGGGCGTGGGGAACCTGATCGCCTCGTTTATCGGCGGATTGCCGATGATCTCCGAGATCGTCCGTAGTCGCGCAAATATCGATAACGGCGCGCGAACGCGATTCGCCAATTTGTTCCACGGCTTGTTCCTGCTGGGGTGCGTCGCGCTTTTGCCCTCCGTCATTCACCAGATTCCGCTCGCCGCCCTGGCGGCGATGCTCATCTACACCGGGTTCCGTCTTGCTCATCCCCGTGAATTCGTGCACGTCTTCAAGGTCGGTCGAGAACAGTTCGTCATTTACGTGACGACGCTCGTCGCCGTGTTGGCGACCGACTTGTTGATTGGCGTCGGCATTGGCATCGCTCTCAAATTTTGCATCCACATTTTCAACGGTGCGCCGCTCAAATCGCTGTTCCTACCTGAGATCGAGGTTCTGGAGGAACAGGACGGGACCTACCGCATCGTCGCCGCCAACTCCGTGGTATTCAGCAACTGGCTGGCGTTTCGCCGAAAAATCGTCGAAGCCGGCCTGGTTCAACGACATAACGTCTCGGTTGATCTAACGGACGCCAGATTGGTTGATCACACCGTCATGGAAAAATTGCACGAACTGGAACGCGATTTTGAACGTGAAGGGCTTCAATTGAAGATCATTGGTCTGGATAACCACCAGCCCCTCTCAGCACACCCTCACGCCGCCAGAAAACGACCTCAGCTCCCCCTCGACCCGACGTCGTAA
- a CDS encoding response regulator transcription factor, with the protein MHILVVEDEQLLGKSLSRGLTEAGHECTWTRSGEKGLEYAKTQQYDAILLDLMLPGIGGLEVVRALREEGIGTPLLILTALGSVDDRVQGLDHGADDYMVKPFAFPELLARLNAMWRRASPRPALSYEAGPLALDLGSRKVTRNNKEIDLSPSEFSILELLMRHAGQIVSRKMLNEHLWGQDWNGMTNVIDVHINHLRQKVDRGFDEPLIHTVRGRGYVLRTS; encoded by the coding sequence ATGCACATTTTGGTAGTCGAAGACGAACAGCTATTGGGGAAGTCCCTTTCTCGCGGTTTGACCGAGGCCGGGCACGAATGTACCTGGACTCGTAGCGGCGAAAAGGGGCTGGAGTACGCCAAGACCCAGCAATATGACGCCATCCTGCTCGACTTGATGCTCCCCGGAATCGGCGGTTTAGAGGTGGTTCGGGCGCTGCGCGAAGAAGGAATTGGTACGCCGCTGTTGATCCTCACCGCCCTCGGTTCGGTCGATGATCGCGTCCAGGGGCTGGATCATGGCGCCGACGATTACATGGTTAAACCGTTCGCCTTTCCGGAGTTGCTCGCGCGATTGAACGCGATGTGGCGTCGCGCTAGTCCTCGTCCAGCGCTGAGCTATGAAGCGGGCCCGCTCGCGCTCGACTTGGGAAGTCGCAAGGTGACGCGCAACAACAAGGAGATTGATCTGTCGCCGTCGGAGTTCAGCATTCTCGAACTGCTGATGCGACATGCCGGCCAGATCGTGTCGCGCAAGATGCTTAACGAGCATCTCTGGGGACAAGACTGGAACGGGATGACCAACGTCATCGACGTTCACATCAACCATCTGCGGCAGAAAGTGGATCGCGGATTTGACGAGCCCTTGATCCACACGGTGCGGGGCCGAGGCTACGTGCTGCGGACTTCTTGA
- a CDS encoding sensor histidine kinase produces the protein MSSLQNWFGELWKSLQTTSQTLRFRLMVWNAIVVVLAAGATLAGLREGVRFALYHEVDQLLAEDTRQIVLMLDERPVDIADMYQTLEQHAEGHIQHGWFVEFLGADGKVVWASAKAPEEALNYAKPISDSRPIEVGSIRFAQHKLDKPSEGIVAIRLGTSMLPIWNDLARVDRQVLVGSGIVLLLAPLCGYWLAGRATEPLSDMIHASARLRPSHLEERLPWRGAGDELDQLAATINGLLDRIAVHVSKKQDLLANAAHELRTPLAAIRSSIEVTLNETRAVEDYQELLGELIEENNHLETLVNQLLLLSETESDRRFFHLHPISLDQAVLRSVEMFRGVAEENGLTLNSKLEPSWVKGNVEHLRQVVNNLLDNAVKFTPEGGRIDVTIRKSPDLSTVELAIADNGCGIREEDHEKVFERFYRGDRKRVPGEPTQGTGLGLSICAAVIASHDGTIRLESAPDVGTTFRITLPLYDPNTAEDGREVDEETVGESAKQAAK, from the coding sequence ATGAGTTCGTTACAAAACTGGTTCGGCGAACTTTGGAAATCGTTACAAACGACGTCGCAAACGCTTCGTTTTCGGTTGATGGTCTGGAACGCCATCGTCGTGGTCCTCGCGGCTGGGGCCACGCTGGCGGGGCTCCGCGAAGGGGTACGCTTCGCCCTTTATCACGAAGTCGACCAGCTGCTGGCTGAAGATACGCGACAGATCGTATTGATGCTCGATGAACGTCCTGTTGATATCGCCGACATGTATCAAACGCTCGAACAGCATGCCGAAGGTCACATTCAGCACGGGTGGTTCGTCGAGTTCCTCGGGGCCGACGGGAAGGTCGTGTGGGCGAGCGCCAAAGCGCCGGAAGAAGCGCTGAATTACGCCAAGCCGATTTCCGACTCGCGTCCGATTGAAGTTGGTTCGATTCGTTTTGCGCAGCACAAACTCGACAAGCCGTCCGAAGGGATCGTCGCCATCCGGCTGGGGACCAGCATGTTGCCGATCTGGAACGATTTGGCCCGCGTCGATCGCCAGGTGTTGGTCGGCTCCGGTATCGTGCTGCTGCTCGCGCCTCTTTGCGGCTATTGGCTGGCCGGTCGTGCGACCGAGCCGCTGTCGGACATGATTCACGCGTCTGCACGCTTGCGTCCGAGTCACTTGGAGGAACGGTTGCCGTGGCGCGGCGCCGGCGACGAACTCGACCAGCTCGCCGCGACCATCAACGGCTTGCTTGATCGGATTGCCGTCCATGTTTCTAAAAAGCAGGACCTGCTGGCGAACGCGGCCCACGAACTGCGCACCCCTTTGGCGGCGATCCGCAGCAGCATCGAGGTGACGCTGAACGAAACGCGGGCGGTGGAAGACTACCAAGAATTGCTTGGCGAATTGATTGAAGAGAATAACCATCTCGAAACGCTCGTGAATCAACTGCTGCTGTTGTCCGAAACCGAATCGGACCGGCGATTCTTTCACTTACATCCGATTTCGCTCGATCAAGCGGTCCTCCGTTCGGTCGAAATGTTCCGCGGCGTCGCCGAAGAAAACGGATTGACCCTAAATTCAAAACTGGAGCCTAGCTGGGTCAAAGGCAACGTCGAGCATCTTCGCCAGGTGGTGAATAATCTGCTCGACAACGCCGTGAAGTTCACGCCCGAAGGAGGCCGCATCGACGTTACGATTCGCAAGTCCCCCGACCTGTCGACCGTCGAACTCGCGATCGCCGACAACGGCTGCGGCATCCGCGAAGAGGATCACGAAAAGGTCTTTGAACGCTTCTATCGCGGCGATCGCAAACGAGTCCCCGGCGAACCGACGCAAGGAACCGGATTAGGACTTAGCATCTGCGCCGCCGTGATCGCATCCCACGACGGCACAATCAGACTAGAAAGCGCACCCGACGTCGGCACCACCTTTCGCATCACCTTGCCGCTGTACGATCCCAATACTGCCGAAGATGGTCGGGAAGTCGACGAAGAAACAGTCGGCGAATCGGCCAAACAAGCGGCGAAGTAG
- a CDS encoding PQQ-like beta-propeller repeat protein, producing the protein MSAEPQQIWKADLASDGLGGIAANEKYVLVSYRDFDDFQDVYQCFDAATGKSLWMLEYLAIGALDYGQSSRTTPNLVGEVAILLGAMGDLHCVKLADGAVVWKTNLRSQFSVAAELPWGYCGSPLVIGDKVIVQAGGAEASLVAFNLGDGSVAWSSPGAAPSYGSLIVAQLGGKRQIVGHDVDSLGGWDAETGRRLWKLKPPLDGDFNVPTPLVVDDKLLIVTENNGARLFAFNADGAIQPTPVLENQKLTPDMSSPVVVGHKVFCVDKFLYCLDLKNNLNETYRQRDAALGDYGAIIADQDRLLVIGNGDLLLVDAKADKFTLLSRQKFSQEKTEIFSHPALVGDRLYLRDEATIYCWSLAN; encoded by the coding sequence TTGTCTGCCGAGCCGCAGCAAATCTGGAAAGCCGATCTGGCGAGCGACGGTCTTGGCGGTATCGCCGCCAATGAGAAATATGTTCTGGTCAGCTATCGCGACTTCGACGACTTCCAGGACGTCTACCAATGCTTTGACGCCGCAACCGGCAAGTCGCTCTGGATGCTCGAGTATCTCGCGATCGGCGCCTTGGACTACGGGCAATCGTCCCGCACGACTCCCAATCTTGTCGGCGAAGTGGCGATCTTGCTCGGCGCCATGGGAGACCTTCACTGCGTCAAACTAGCCGACGGCGCGGTCGTTTGGAAAACCAACCTCCGCTCGCAGTTTTCGGTCGCCGCCGAATTGCCATGGGGCTATTGCGGTTCTCCCTTGGTGATCGGCGACAAAGTAATCGTCCAGGCCGGCGGCGCCGAAGCGTCGCTGGTCGCGTTTAACCTGGGTGACGGGTCAGTCGCGTGGAGTTCTCCCGGCGCGGCGCCAAGTTACGGATCCCTGATCGTCGCCCAGCTAGGCGGCAAACGTCAGATCGTTGGGCACGACGTCGACTCGCTTGGCGGCTGGGACGCGGAAACCGGCAGACGCCTCTGGAAGCTCAAACCGCCGCTCGATGGCGACTTCAATGTGCCGACGCCCCTGGTCGTCGACGACAAACTGCTGATCGTCACCGAAAACAACGGCGCCCGGCTCTTCGCCTTTAACGCCGACGGCGCGATCCAGCCGACGCCGGTGCTGGAAAATCAGAAGTTGACTCCCGACATGAGTTCGCCGGTCGTCGTCGGACACAAGGTCTTCTGCGTCGACAAGTTTCTCTACTGCCTTGACCTGAAAAACAACCTGAACGAAACGTACCGCCAGCGCGATGCAGCTCTCGGCGACTACGGCGCGATCATCGCCGATCAGGATCGACTGCTGGTGATCGGCAACGGCGACCTGCTGCTGGTCGACGCCAAAGCGGACAAGTTCACGCTGCTGTCGCGGCAGAAATTCTCGCAGGAGAAGACGGAGATCTTTTCGCACCCAGCGCTGGTCGGCGATCGCCTCTACTTGCGCGACGAAGCGACGATCTACTGCTGGTCGCTGGCGAACTAG
- a CDS encoding PhnD/SsuA/transferrin family substrate-binding protein, with protein sequence MRTQLFVATLALFLGLTLAPLHADEPTKPLKSELTMVVMDPLAAPLSCPCVEGYAQREYEALESFLETKLDRSIRLYFVPTLSALKKEGITLNSVSLIIGKDSVVRYEGKQGGIDVTALARLTDKTGSTTQYGMIVVPKDDPAQSAGDLAGYHVIFGDVDAAEKHQAAIDLLTAAGVTLPEKLEVSAACSDGACKILELDGKSAAVISSYAAPLLEGCGTIKKGDLRVVAKTKEVPFVTAFATGALTKTDQAELSAALAEVVKDSQLCGKLESLIGFMPIDESEAVKKK encoded by the coding sequence ATGCGTACCCAACTCTTCGTCGCAACGCTGGCCCTCTTCCTTGGCCTCACCCTCGCTCCGCTCCATGCGGACGAGCCAACCAAGCCGCTGAAGTCGGAACTGACGATGGTGGTGATGGATCCGCTGGCCGCTCCTCTTTCCTGCCCTTGCGTCGAAGGTTACGCCCAGCGTGAGTACGAAGCGCTCGAGTCGTTCCTCGAAACGAAACTAGATCGCTCGATTCGCCTTTACTTCGTCCCGACCCTTTCCGCGCTGAAGAAGGAAGGGATCACGTTGAATTCGGTCAGCCTGATCATCGGCAAGGATTCGGTCGTTCGCTATGAAGGGAAGCAGGGTGGGATCGACGTCACCGCGCTGGCGCGTTTGACCGACAAGACCGGCTCGACCACGCAATACGGCATGATCGTCGTGCCGAAGGATGACCCGGCTCAATCGGCCGGCGATCTGGCCGGCTATCACGTCATCTTCGGCGACGTTGACGCCGCCGAAAAGCATCAAGCCGCGATCGATCTGCTGACTGCCGCCGGCGTCACCCTTCCGGAGAAGTTGGAAGTTTCGGCGGCCTGCAGCGACGGGGCCTGTAAGATTCTGGAGCTCGACGGCAAATCGGCCGCGGTCATTTCCAGCTACGCCGCGCCGCTGCTGGAAGGTTGCGGCACGATCAAAAAGGGAGACCTGCGAGTCGTCGCCAAGACGAAGGAAGTGCCGTTCGTCACCGCCTTCGCCACCGGCGCTCTGACGAAAACCGATCAGGCCGAGTTGAGCGCGGCCCTGGCCGAAGTGGTCAAGGACTCGCAGCTCTGCGGCAAGCTCGAGTCGCTGATCGGTTTCATGCCGATTGACGAAAGCGAGGCGGTAAAAAAAAAGTAA
- a CDS encoding GspE/PulE family protein, whose product MVEAGEILVRHGLISAEQLEIVRREQKLPGDAVERAVELGFVDEEDALKALGVEVGLDYVDLTTADIDLSLLKTLPQRLIYRQSLFPLQRNNGSVIVATSDPFDLYPLDEVAAVTGLSVVPVLAARSEIAKLIKANLGVGGETVEGLLALKEEESGDEVELLDDIESDGSELSEMAQEASVVRLVNEIMLEAIESRASDIHIESQGNGLVVRYRIDGMLHSQPVPPEINYFQAAIISRLKIMARLNIAEKRLPQDGRIKLKVRGREIDIRVSMIPMIHGESIVMRVLDKGSLTFDLRTLGMDDDVYQQFKQIISLPHGIILVTGPTGSGKTTTLYSSLLEIQDEATKIITTEDPVEYQLDGINQIQVHPKIGLTFAASLRSILRHDPDVVLVGEIRDKETAENAVQASLTGHLVFSTLHTNDAAGAFARMIDMGVEPFLIASTVEGVMAQRLVRKLCPHCKTSYVPKRSDLPSDFPWDEFIAKGGELSQPAGCRQCRGVGYRGRMGIYELLITTEEIRELAHEGLSTHKIKQAAQKNGMLTLRQYGWRKALSGETSVEEILRVTKGDV is encoded by the coding sequence ATGGTCGAAGCCGGCGAAATCCTGGTGCGTCACGGACTGATCTCTGCCGAACAGCTGGAGATTGTGCGCCGTGAACAAAAACTGCCTGGCGACGCCGTGGAACGCGCTGTGGAGTTGGGGTTCGTTGATGAGGAAGACGCGCTCAAGGCGCTCGGCGTCGAAGTCGGTCTCGACTACGTCGATCTGACGACCGCCGATATCGATCTGTCGCTGCTGAAGACGTTGCCGCAGCGTTTGATCTATCGCCAGTCTCTCTTTCCGCTGCAGCGCAACAACGGCAGCGTGATCGTCGCGACCAGCGATCCGTTTGATCTCTATCCGCTCGATGAAGTCGCCGCGGTGACCGGACTGTCGGTCGTGCCGGTGTTGGCCGCGCGCAGTGAAATCGCCAAGCTGATCAAAGCGAATCTCGGCGTCGGCGGCGAGACGGTCGAAGGGTTGCTCGCGCTGAAGGAAGAAGAGTCAGGCGACGAAGTCGAACTGCTCGACGACATCGAGTCGGACGGTTCCGAACTTTCCGAGATGGCCCAAGAGGCCTCGGTCGTTCGGCTGGTGAATGAAATCATGCTCGAAGCGATCGAATCGCGAGCGAGCGACATTCACATCGAATCGCAAGGGAACGGCCTGGTCGTCCGCTACCGCATCGACGGCATGCTGCACTCGCAGCCGGTCCCGCCGGAAATCAATTACTTCCAAGCGGCGATCATCAGCCGTTTGAAGATCATGGCGCGACTCAACATCGCCGAGAAGCGTCTGCCGCAAGACGGTCGCATCAAGCTGAAGGTCCGGGGCCGCGAGATCGACATCCGCGTTTCGATGATCCCGATGATTCACGGCGAAAGCATCGTGATGCGTGTTCTCGACAAGGGCTCGCTCACGTTCGACTTGCGCACGCTCGGGATGGACGACGACGTCTATCAACAATTCAAACAGATCATCTCGCTGCCGCACGGCATCATTCTGGTGACCGGTCCGACCGGTTCGGGTAAGACGACCACGCTTTACAGCTCGCTGCTAGAAATCCAGGACGAAGCGACCAAGATCATCACGACTGAAGACCCGGTCGAATACCAGCTCGACGGGATCAACCAGATTCAGGTTCATCCGAAGATCGGTCTGACCTTCGCCGCTTCGCTCCGCAGCATTTTGCGTCACGACCCGGACGTGGTGCTGGTGGGCGAAATCCGCGATAAGGAAACGGCCGAGAACGCGGTGCAAGCGTCGCTTACCGGTCACTTGGTGTTCAGCACGCTCCACACCAACGACGCGGCCGGCGCCTTTGCTCGTATGATCGACATGGGGGTCGAGCCGTTCCTGATCGCCAGCACGGTCGAAGGAGTGATGGCCCAGCGTCTCGTTCGTAAGCTCTGCCCGCATTGCAAGACTTCCTACGTGCCGAAGCGGTCCGATCTGCCGTCCGACTTCCCGTGGGATGAGTTCATCGCCAAAGGAGGCGAGCTTTCGCAGCCTGCTGGATGTCGTCAATGTCGCGGCGTCGGCTATCGCGGGCGTATGGGTATCTACGAACTATTGATCACGACCGAAGAGATTCGCGAACTCGCTCACGAAGGACTCAGCACGCACAAGATCAAACAAGCGGCCCAAAAGAACGGCATGCTCACCTTGCGACAGTACGGCTGGCGCAAGGCTCTCTCCGGCGAAACGTCGGTCGAAGAAATCTTGCGAGTCACCAAGGGAGACGTCTAA
- a CDS encoding type II secretion system F family protein translates to MPDYSYIARDSTGRKVNGVLSAATERDVIALLSGKSLFPIEVKAETKGSAFRIGGKRVSAQQAAIFYAQLSSLIRSGVPLMRSLKVLREQASNVAMQEVLDDIVSRVEEGAALDEAMRRHPKAFSEMAVNMVRAGAEGGFLEDALDRVARFTEDQEDLKGRTMSALAYPVFLGVVGSCVLGFLLLVFVPQFDELFGRLRERGQLPAITDWLLWFSTSVKSFGLPILIGIVGLGFFLSHQLQTESGRRRWDWIKIKIPLMGPIFLSLAVARFCRVLGTMLKNGVPILRSLEISRDAAGNVILAKAIEDASENISAGESLATPLSSSGYFPRNVVEMISVAEESNSLDTVLVEIADGLEKRTSRRLDLTVRMLEPMMLLVMAGVVLVVVIALLLPIFRMSSSL, encoded by the coding sequence ATGCCCGATTACAGCTATATCGCCCGAGATTCGACCGGCCGCAAGGTCAACGGCGTGCTGTCGGCAGCGACCGAGCGAGACGTGATCGCGCTCCTCTCCGGCAAGTCCCTCTTTCCGATCGAGGTAAAGGCCGAAACGAAGGGAAGTGCGTTTCGTATTGGCGGCAAGCGCGTGAGCGCTCAGCAAGCGGCGATCTTCTACGCTCAGCTTTCGTCCTTGATCCGCAGCGGCGTTCCTTTGATGCGCTCGCTGAAAGTGCTCCGCGAACAAGCGTCGAACGTTGCGATGCAGGAAGTTTTGGACGACATCGTCAGCCGGGTTGAAGAAGGCGCCGCGCTCGACGAAGCGATGCGTCGCCATCCGAAGGCGTTCAGCGAGATGGCGGTCAACATGGTCCGCGCCGGCGCCGAAGGTGGTTTTCTCGAAGACGCGCTCGATCGCGTCGCCCGGTTCACCGAAGACCAGGAAGACCTGAAGGGGCGCACGATGAGCGCCTTGGCCTATCCGGTCTTCTTGGGCGTCGTCGGCTCCTGCGTCCTCGGCTTCTTGCTGCTGGTCTTTGTGCCGCAGTTTGACGAGTTGTTCGGCCGCTTGCGAGAACGAGGACAATTGCCGGCGATCACCGACTGGCTCCTTTGGTTCAGCACATCGGTCAAAAGTTTTGGCTTGCCGATTTTGATCGGCATCGTTGGGCTGGGTTTCTTCCTCAGCCATCAACTGCAAACCGAATCGGGGCGTCGTCGCTGGGACTGGATCAAGATCAAGATTCCGCTGATGGGACCGATCTTCCTATCGCTGGCGGTGGCGCGGTTTTGCCGCGTGCTCGGCACGATGCTTAAAAACGGCGTGCCGATTTTGCGTTCGCTCGAAATCAGTCGTGACGCCGCCGGAAACGTGATTCTGGCGAAAGCGATCGAAGACGCTTCTGAAAACATCAGCGCCGGCGAATCGCTGGCGACTCCGCTCTCGTCGTCCGGCTACTTCCCCCGCAACGTGGTTGAAATGATCAGCGTGGCGGAAGAGTCGAACTCGCTCGATACGGTGCTGGTCGAAATCGCCGATGGTCTGGAAAAACGAACTTCGCGCCGACTCGATCTGACCGTTCGGATGTTAGAACCAATGATGCTGTTGGTGATGGCAGGCGTGGTGCTTGTCGTCGTCATCGCCCTCTTGCTGCCCATCTTCCGCATGAGCAGCAGTTTGTAA
- the gspG gene encoding type II secretion system major pseudopilin GspG — translation MSQQRNRRRRRGFTLLEVLLVLVILVILASFAGVAIFRAYDQAKGDSVKVQVEMLNQACKQYMLNVGQPPQALQDLVSAPAGSTKWKGPYLEKALPEDAWGNQFKYEVVNGMPRVFSAGPDGVEGTDDDVPTKES, via the coding sequence ATGTCCCAACAGCGCAATCGTCGTCGACGCCGCGGTTTTACGTTGCTCGAAGTGTTGCTGGTGCTCGTGATCCTCGTGATCCTCGCTTCGTTCGCCGGCGTCGCGATCTTCCGCGCCTATGATCAGGCGAAGGGAGACAGCGTGAAGGTTCAGGTCGAAATGCTGAACCAGGCCTGCAAGCAGTACATGCTGAACGTCGGCCAACCGCCGCAAGCTCTCCAAGACCTGGTGAGCGCTCCGGCCGGCTCGACCAAGTGGAAAGGTCCTTACCTGGAAAAGGCGTTGCCGGAAGACGCTTGGGGTAACCAGTTCAAGTACGAAGTGGTCAACGGAATGCCGCGCGTCTTTTCGGCCGGCCCGGACGGCGTCGAAGGAACCGACGACGACGTTCCGACGAAAGAATCGTAA
- a CDS encoding prepilin-type N-terminal cleavage/methylation domain-containing protein, translating into MQRSATIRRLGGFSLLELLVVLTLLVILLSLAAPSILAPLRGSRLKNAADTICAEFAKARVEAMESGRVRMFRFQTDTGNYQVEPWLRASDTQENNIVGEGERVIGNGLIEQSVEATTRQGTLAEGVTFMGEQVDVDMRSYETTDGQIADGQAGYSRPILFYPDGTTSDAAVVMKSEDGGMTMVKLRGLTGIAKIGEYQSTEDLSQ; encoded by the coding sequence ATGCAACGGAGCGCGACAATTCGAAGACTCGGCGGCTTCTCGCTGCTGGAATTGCTCGTCGTGCTGACGTTGCTGGTGATTTTGTTGTCATTGGCGGCGCCGAGCATCTTGGCGCCGCTACGCGGTTCGCGGCTGAAAAACGCCGCCGACACCATCTGCGCTGAGTTCGCCAAGGCGCGCGTCGAAGCGATGGAATCGGGACGCGTCCGCATGTTCCGCTTCCAAACCGATACCGGCAACTACCAGGTCGAGCCTTGGCTCCGCGCCAGCGATACGCAAGAGAATAACATCGTTGGCGAAGGAGAACGGGTCATCGGCAACGGCTTGATCGAGCAATCGGTCGAAGCGACGACCCGCCAAGGGACGTTGGCCGAAGGGGTCACCTTCATGGGAGAGCAGGTCGACGTCGACATGCGCTCTTACGAAACGACCGACGGGCAAATCGCGGACGGCCAAGCTGGATACTCACGGCCGATTCTCTTCTATCCCGACGGTACGACCTCCGACGCGGCGGTGGTGATGAAGTCGGAAGATGGCGGCATGACGATGGTCAAACTCCGCGGGCTGACCGGAATCGCCAAGATCGGCGAATACCAATCGACGGAGGACCTTTCGCAGTGA
- a CDS encoding type IV pilus modification PilV family protein, producing the protein MIASLRQNQSPNSSPKRKRGKCALSLTAGSNCRSHAPRSRFGLLPAKRTSRGFSLIEVVLAFAILAGSLAVLGQLISIGFRAAREAEGLTESQMLCQTIMDEIIVGVRLPDPVNEIPIDMLTDSSVILPNRMAEWVYSIDSQPATMEGLLAVRVTVRRINAISLADADQFQLVRWIPDPEAELLEMPESSDPNSSSSSSGTTGGAL; encoded by the coding sequence GTGATCGCGTCTCTTCGTCAAAACCAATCTCCAAATAGTAGCCCGAAGCGCAAGCGAGGGAAATGCGCGCTTTCGCTCACCGCTGGTTCGAATTGCCGATCGCATGCGCCTCGGTCGCGCTTCGGGCTATTACCGGCCAAACGCACGTCGCGCGGCTTCTCCCTCATCGAAGTCGTTTTGGCCTTCGCGATCCTCGCCGGTTCGCTCGCGGTGCTGGGCCAATTGATCAGCATCGGCTTCCGCGCCGCTCGCGAAGCGGAGGGGCTGACCGAATCGCAGATGCTTTGTCAGACGATCATGGACGAGATTATCGTCGGCGTTCGTTTGCCCGATCCGGTCAATGAGATCCCTATCGACATGCTGACCGACTCGAGCGTCATCCTGCCGAACCGGATGGCCGAGTGGGTCTACTCGATCGACTCGCAGCCGGCGACGATGGAAGGACTGCTCGCCGTCCGCGTGACGGTTCGCCGGATCAACGCCATTTCGCTGGCCGATGCCGATCAGTTTCAGCTGGTTCGCTGGATCCCGGATCCGGAAGCGGAATTGCTGGAGATGCCGGAGTCGAGCGATCCGAATTCAAGCAGCAGTAGCAGCGGAACGACGGGAGGCGCCCTATGA